In Paractinoplanes brasiliensis, the following proteins share a genomic window:
- a CDS encoding anthranilate synthase family protein has product MQPFALLHRDGADHVEVFTGDVITVSALDDIPLHRGRPTLAVIPYRQIAERGFDCVDDAAPLECLVVRSSRLEPLDAFPPSPLSVSEGGFDLSDDEYGAIVEDVLRDEIGHGEGANFVIHRVFRATVDGDPVAAARAAFGRLLASEQGTYWTFLVHTGTRTLVGATPERHVSVADGITMMNPISGTFRNGSGRLLDFLRDPKEVEELYMVLDEELKMMATVAEQGGQVAGPYLKQMTHLTHTEYLLAGRGSLDVRDVLRETMFAPTVTGSPIENACRVIARHERRGRGYYAGVLALLDHDDQGRQTLDAPILIRTAEISPVGDLRVPVGATLVRHSTAAGEVAETHTKAAGVLAALGAVPARPQPTRAEAESPEVQAALAARNDNLARFWLDSRAPGALVVPELAGRTAVIVDGEDTFTGMLAHQLKALGLAVTLVPWSAAAAPEVTAADLVIAGPGPGDPGDLADPKMAAMRALIEARLTEGRPLLAVCLGHQILASLLGLRLHRRDSPYQGLAREIELFGATRRVGFYSSFSALAPAGELDTAYGMVEIARDPGDSTVHAVRGTGFAGVQFHPESVLSRDGLAVLAELLPQVLSGVISPATNG; this is encoded by the coding sequence ATGCAACCGTTCGCCCTGCTGCACCGTGACGGCGCCGACCACGTCGAGGTGTTCACCGGTGACGTGATCACCGTGTCCGCGCTCGACGACATCCCCCTGCATCGCGGCCGGCCCACGCTCGCCGTGATCCCCTATCGGCAGATCGCCGAGCGCGGCTTCGACTGCGTCGACGACGCCGCGCCGCTGGAATGCCTCGTCGTGCGGTCCTCCCGGCTCGAGCCGCTCGACGCCTTCCCGCCCAGCCCGCTGAGCGTCAGCGAGGGCGGGTTCGACCTCTCCGACGACGAGTACGGCGCCATCGTCGAGGACGTCCTGCGCGACGAGATCGGCCACGGCGAGGGCGCCAACTTCGTGATCCACCGTGTCTTCCGCGCCACCGTCGACGGGGACCCGGTCGCCGCCGCCCGGGCCGCCTTCGGCCGGTTGCTCGCCTCCGAGCAGGGCACCTACTGGACGTTCCTGGTGCACACGGGCACTCGTACGCTGGTCGGCGCCACGCCCGAACGACACGTCAGCGTCGCCGACGGCATCACGATGATGAACCCGATCAGCGGCACCTTCCGCAACGGCTCGGGCCGGCTCCTCGACTTCCTGCGCGACCCCAAGGAGGTCGAGGAGCTCTACATGGTGCTCGACGAGGAGCTGAAGATGATGGCCACGGTCGCCGAGCAGGGCGGCCAGGTCGCGGGCCCGTACCTCAAGCAGATGACCCACCTCACCCACACCGAGTATCTGCTGGCGGGGCGTGGCTCGCTCGACGTGCGTGACGTGCTGCGCGAGACCATGTTCGCCCCCACGGTGACCGGTAGCCCGATCGAGAACGCCTGCCGGGTGATCGCCCGCCACGAGCGCCGCGGCCGCGGTTACTACGCGGGCGTGCTGGCCCTGCTCGACCACGACGACCAGGGACGCCAGACGCTGGACGCGCCGATCCTGATCCGCACGGCCGAGATTTCGCCCGTCGGGGACCTGCGCGTGCCTGTCGGCGCCACGCTCGTGCGGCACTCGACCGCGGCCGGCGAGGTCGCCGAGACCCACACGAAGGCCGCCGGGGTCCTCGCCGCGCTGGGCGCGGTCCCCGCCCGGCCGCAGCCCACCCGCGCCGAGGCCGAATCCCCCGAGGTTCAGGCCGCCCTGGCTGCCCGCAACGACAACCTGGCCCGCTTCTGGCTCGATTCGCGAGCGCCCGGGGCGCTCGTCGTTCCCGAGCTGGCCGGCCGCACAGCGGTGATCGTCGACGGCGAGGACACCTTCACCGGGATGCTGGCCCACCAGCTGAAGGCCCTGGGCCTCGCCGTCACGCTTGTGCCCTGGTCCGCTGCCGCCGCCCCGGAGGTGACGGCGGCGGATCTCGTGATCGCGGGACCGGGGCCGGGCGATCCCGGCGATCTCGCGGACCCCAAGATGGCGGCCATGCGGGCCCTGATCGAGGCCCGGCTCACCGAGGGTCGGCCGCTGCTGGCTGTCTGCCTCGGCCACCAGATCCTGGCGTCGCTGCTCGGGCTGCGGCTGCACCGGCGGGATTCGCCTTATCAGGGCCTGGCCCGCGAGATCGAGCTCTTCGGCGCCACGCGGCGGGTCGGCTTCTACTCCAGCTTCTCCGCGCTTGCGCCGGCCGGCGAGCTGGACACCGCGTACGGGATGGTGGAGATCGCGCGGGACCCCGGGGACTCGACCGTGCACGCCGTGCGCGGGACGGGTTTCGCCGGGGTGCAGTTCCACCCGGAATCGGTGCTGAGCAGGGACGGTCTGGCCGTGCTGGCCGAACTTCTGCCACAAGTCCTCTCCGGAGTGATTAGTCCCGCCACGAACGGGTAG
- a CDS encoding alpha/beta fold hydrolase, with translation MTFLPALLWTVPAAAWGVVAGWWTPRGPLTVSQALCSVAVSAAVGWAAGRFGRSRLVWLVVPVSFQLALELTRSGVVGPSAELPHGSPFGVTVLVAGRGVQAVLTLLPILLGLAAGRGVKRRVSRVLYAFPAAGLLLFTAALAVPARTATIPGGVAELARVGRLGVMIRGAHLDAPVLLFVPGAPGGSELGNVRTRLAAVEQRFVMATLDRRGGGSSYPALDPTSRVTLDRLVADIVEVTDYLRERFRQDKIFLYGHSGGSLLSVLAVQRHPEKFRAYIGSGQAVNLPAGDRIFYDDILAWARSEGRDEVVRQLTEQGPPPYPDVWGYEPIMLYENEAYHQRPPAFGLGVREFTLLQKIHVLNAILDTWDVIYPRMQAVDLRRNAPSLQVPAWFVMGADEMRGLQALFDEWYAELRAPTKKLVVVPGAGHAVPFEQPGRFVEVLDDVLAG, from the coding sequence ATGACATTTCTTCCGGCGCTCCTCTGGACCGTTCCCGCAGCTGCCTGGGGCGTGGTCGCGGGGTGGTGGACCCCGCGTGGCCCCCTCACCGTCAGTCAGGCGCTCTGCTCGGTCGCCGTCAGCGCGGCGGTGGGCTGGGCCGCCGGCCGCTTCGGTCGTTCCCGCCTCGTCTGGCTGGTCGTCCCGGTCTCCTTCCAGCTGGCGCTCGAACTGACCCGTTCGGGTGTCGTTGGTCCTTCGGCCGAGCTGCCGCACGGCAGCCCGTTCGGCGTGACAGTGCTCGTCGCCGGCCGGGGAGTGCAGGCGGTGCTGACCCTCCTGCCGATCCTGCTGGGCCTGGCGGCCGGTCGCGGGGTGAAAAGGCGGGTGAGCCGGGTGCTCTATGCGTTTCCGGCCGCGGGCCTGCTGCTGTTCACGGCGGCGCTCGCCGTTCCCGCTCGCACGGCCACGATTCCCGGCGGTGTCGCCGAGCTGGCCCGGGTGGGCAGGCTCGGCGTGATGATCCGCGGGGCACACCTGGACGCGCCGGTCCTGCTCTTCGTGCCCGGCGCGCCCGGCGGTTCGGAGCTCGGCAACGTCCGCACCCGTCTGGCCGCCGTCGAGCAGCGTTTCGTGATGGCGACCCTCGATCGGCGTGGCGGCGGCTCGTCGTACCCTGCGCTCGACCCGACGTCGCGCGTCACCCTCGATCGTCTGGTCGCCGACATCGTCGAGGTCACCGACTACCTCCGCGAGCGCTTCCGGCAAGACAAGATCTTCCTGTACGGGCATTCCGGCGGCTCGCTGCTGTCGGTGCTCGCCGTCCAGCGCCATCCCGAGAAGTTCCGTGCCTACATCGGCTCGGGCCAGGCGGTGAACCTGCCTGCCGGCGACCGCATCTTCTACGACGACATCCTCGCGTGGGCTCGCTCGGAGGGACGCGACGAGGTCGTCCGGCAGCTCACCGAGCAGGGCCCTCCGCCCTATCCGGACGTGTGGGGCTACGAGCCGATCATGCTGTACGAGAACGAGGCGTACCACCAGCGGCCGCCGGCCTTCGGGCTGGGTGTCCGGGAGTTCACGCTCCTGCAGAAGATCCACGTGCTGAACGCGATCCTCGACACCTGGGACGTGATCTATCCCCGCATGCAGGCCGTCGACCTGCGCCGCAATGCCCCGAGCCTGCAGGTGCCCGCGTGGTTCGTCATGGGCGCGGACGAGATGCGAGGGCTGCAGGCGCTCTTCGACGAGTGGTACGCCGAGCTCCGGGCACCCACCAAGAAGCTCGTGGTCGTGCCCGGCGCGGGTCACGCGGTGCCCTTCGAACAGCCCGGTCGCTTCGTCGAGGTGCTGGACGATGTGCTGGCCGGGTGA